DNA sequence from the Anguilla anguilla isolate fAngAng1 chromosome 4, fAngAng1.pri, whole genome shotgun sequence genome:
TGGCATCTTTGGTGGCCCTGGCGAATATCTCGCCCACCGACAGCTCCCTCTCGCAGAGCGGACGGCCGCGGTGCCTGATGTAGCGGGCCTTCCGCGCCTCGGCCAGGGCCTGGGAGAAGCTCGGCAGGGTGTGCACGGTTCTCAGGCGGCCCTCCGGAGCCAGGGTCTCGGCGGCGGGAGGCGGAGAAGGAGAACGCTCCTCTCCGTCCCAATTCGgcttccccctctccttttccctcttctTCTCCGCCTCCCCCTCGTTCTCCCCCTGTGCAGCGGCGGTGGCGTTTGTTCTGGTGACGGTTTGCGCTTTGAGGTCTGGCAGACAGAGGGGTGCCCCGGAGCCCTCCACtcctccacccatgaactccCGAACCCGGGCCTGCAGGCCAGCCGAGGAGCCGCCCACACTCCCGGATTTCGGCTTCTGAGACCTTTGAAAGGGAAGAGATACAGGGGATTTTGCCCTGCCCATCAATGACAGCAGTTCTTTGGAGATAACATTTGTTGTGAGCTCTTGTGGACGTGAGataatttgttaaaataaaatttaaaaaattcaccATGGGCTCAGTAGAATATAACCA
Encoded proteins:
- the LOC118224979 gene encoding coiled-coil domain-containing protein 190, which produces MRRAEPGVWPTEAQRREEKRAQARLAGGLRQLDEARLYQLKTLTREQWRVHRDLGASRASNPWRNTSESLGSRPWDQDLNRPSLSYWRTPLPTIPQAGRGPEKHRSQKPKSGSVGGSSAGLQARVREFMGGGVEGSGAPLCLPDLKAQTVTRTNATAAAQGENEGEAEKKREKERGKPNWDGEERSPSPPPAAETLAPEGRLRTVHTLPSFSQALAEARKARYIRHRGRPLCERELSVGEIFARATKDAKTH